In Macadamia integrifolia cultivar HAES 741 chromosome 5, SCU_Mint_v3, whole genome shotgun sequence, a single window of DNA contains:
- the LOC122079407 gene encoding protein RICE SALT SENSITIVE 3-like isoform X2, giving the protein MKTLNGFMLCSGGSCLEITHHQNGMCQEEFMTDQEETGGTVWEDGFCNFAASTAEIESGDSPGSSVYGNYEFQHLKGLQPELFFKMSHEIYNYGEGLIGKVASDHSHKWVFKEQSDQETNFLSAWHNQGDSYPRTWEAQFQCGIKTIALIAVREGVVQLGSLHKVMEDLNYVVLLRKKFSYLESIPGVLLPHPSSSTAFPFKVEGCSSADWPVNPALAAPAMTATEFYNQYGQPIKITPSMSSLEALLSKLPSVVPSQSPSSSGYCDTTPQQLHLLSSHQPPSSSGYCESASHLLSSQQPLELMIGTEKVAKEERDEEYGQGREISEGSSSMSLYHHHYSSHNSYNQQQRYHHHNPNKEL; this is encoded by the exons ATGAAAACTCTCAATGGGTTTATGCTGTGTTCTGGAGGATCTTGCCTCGAAATTACCCACCACCAAA ATGGGATGTGCCAGGAGGAGTTTATGACAGATCAAGAGGAAACAGGAGGAACTG TTTGGGAAGATGGGTTCTGCAATTTTGCAGCTTCAACTGCCGAGATTGAGTCCGGCGATTCCCCAGGCTCATCAGTATATGGGAACTATGAATTCCAACACCTCAAAGGCCTGCAACCTGAGCTTTTCTTCAAGATGTCCCATGAAATCTACAACTATGGAGAAGG TTTGATTGGAAAAGTGGCCTCAGATCACAGCCATAAGTGGGTATTCAAGGAGCAAAGTGATCAAGAAACCAACTTCCTTTCTGCATGGCATAACCAAGGAGACTCA TATCCAAGGACATGGGAAGCTCAATTTCAGTGTGGCATTAAG ACCATTGCTTTGATTGCAGTCAGAGAAGGTGTCGTTCAATTAGGATCACTTCacaag GTGATGGAAGACCTGAATTATGTTGTTCTACTGCGAAAGAAGTTCAGTTATCTTGAGAGCATTCCCGGTGTTCTCCTACCACATCCATCATCTTCAACAGCATTCCCCTTCAAGGTCGAGGGATGCAGTTCTGCAGACTGGCCAGTCAATCCAGCACTAGCTGCACCGGCAATGACTGCAACGGAATTTTACAATCAGTACGGTCAGCCAATAAAGATCACTCCATCCATGAGCAGCCTTGAAGCACTTCTCTCAAAGCTCCCATCAGTGGTGCCCTCACAATCTCCATCTTCATCTGGATACTGTGACACAACACCACAGCAGCTTCATCTTCTATCATCACACCAGCCACCATCCTCGTCCGGATACTGTGAATCAGCATCGCATCTTCTATCATCACAACAGCCATTGGAATTGATGATAGGAACAGAGAAGGTAgccaaggaagagagagatgaggaatATGGACAAGGGAGAGAGATAAGTGAGGGTAGCAGTTCCATGTCATTGTATCATCACCATTATTCTAGTCATAATAGTTATAACCAGCAACAACGTTACCATCACCACAACCCAAACAAGGAACTTTAA
- the LOC122079407 gene encoding protein RICE SALT SENSITIVE 3-like isoform X1 produces MEQQLNPLAVTHLLQQTLRSLCIHENSQWVYAVFWRILPRNYPPPKWDVPGGVYDRSRGNRRNWILVWEDGFCNFAASTAEIESGDSPGSSVYGNYEFQHLKGLQPELFFKMSHEIYNYGEGLIGKVASDHSHKWVFKEQSDQETNFLSAWHNQGDSYPRTWEAQFQCGIKTIALIAVREGVVQLGSLHKVMEDLNYVVLLRKKFSYLESIPGVLLPHPSSSTAFPFKVEGCSSADWPVNPALAAPAMTATEFYNQYGQPIKITPSMSSLEALLSKLPSVVPSQSPSSSGYCDTTPQQLHLLSSHQPPSSSGYCESASHLLSSQQPLELMIGTEKVAKEERDEEYGQGREISEGSSSMSLYHHHYSSHNSYNQQQRYHHHNPNKEL; encoded by the exons ATGGAGCAACAGCTGAACCCATTAGCTGTTACACATCTCCTTCAACAGACTTTGAGAAGCTTGTGTATTCATGAAAACTCTCAATGGGTTTATGCTGTGTTCTGGAGGATCTTGCCTCGAAATTACCCACCACCAAA ATGGGATGTGCCAGGAGGAGTTTATGACAGATCAAGAGGAAACAGGAGGAACTG GATACTAGTTTGGGAAGATGGGTTCTGCAATTTTGCAGCTTCAACTGCCGAGATTGAGTCCGGCGATTCCCCAGGCTCATCAGTATATGGGAACTATGAATTCCAACACCTCAAAGGCCTGCAACCTGAGCTTTTCTTCAAGATGTCCCATGAAATCTACAACTATGGAGAAGG TTTGATTGGAAAAGTGGCCTCAGATCACAGCCATAAGTGGGTATTCAAGGAGCAAAGTGATCAAGAAACCAACTTCCTTTCTGCATGGCATAACCAAGGAGACTCA TATCCAAGGACATGGGAAGCTCAATTTCAGTGTGGCATTAAG ACCATTGCTTTGATTGCAGTCAGAGAAGGTGTCGTTCAATTAGGATCACTTCacaag GTGATGGAAGACCTGAATTATGTTGTTCTACTGCGAAAGAAGTTCAGTTATCTTGAGAGCATTCCCGGTGTTCTCCTACCACATCCATCATCTTCAACAGCATTCCCCTTCAAGGTCGAGGGATGCAGTTCTGCAGACTGGCCAGTCAATCCAGCACTAGCTGCACCGGCAATGACTGCAACGGAATTTTACAATCAGTACGGTCAGCCAATAAAGATCACTCCATCCATGAGCAGCCTTGAAGCACTTCTCTCAAAGCTCCCATCAGTGGTGCCCTCACAATCTCCATCTTCATCTGGATACTGTGACACAACACCACAGCAGCTTCATCTTCTATCATCACACCAGCCACCATCCTCGTCCGGATACTGTGAATCAGCATCGCATCTTCTATCATCACAACAGCCATTGGAATTGATGATAGGAACAGAGAAGGTAgccaaggaagagagagatgaggaatATGGACAAGGGAGAGAGATAAGTGAGGGTAGCAGTTCCATGTCATTGTATCATCACCATTATTCTAGTCATAATAGTTATAACCAGCAACAACGTTACCATCACCACAACCCAAACAAGGAACTTTAA